A genome region from Macaca nemestrina isolate mMacNem1 chromosome 15, mMacNem.hap1, whole genome shotgun sequence includes the following:
- the LOC105489755 gene encoding protein DENND6B isoform X4, whose amino-acid sequence MDALLGTGPRRARGCLGAAGPRSSGRAARTPAAPWARFSAWLECVCVVTFDLELGQALELVYPNDFRLTDKEKSSICYLSFPDSHSAPGPDVWWAAPFSGCLGDTQFSFRMRQCGGQRSPWHADDRHYNSRAPVALQREPAHYFGYVYFRQVKDRSVKRGYFQKSLVLVSRLPFVRLFQALLSLIAPEYFDKLAPCLEAVCSEIDQWPAPAPGQTLNLPVMGVVVQVRIPSRVDKSESSPPKQCDQENLLPAPMVLASVHELDLFRCFRPVLTHVQTLWELVLLGEPLLVLAPSPDVSSEMVLALTSCLQPLRFCCDFRPYFTIHDSEFKEFTTRTQAPPNVVLGVTNPFFIKTLQHWPHILRVGEPKMSGDLPKQVKLKKPSRLKTLDTKPGLYTAYTAHLHRDKALLKRLLKGVQKKRPSDVQSALLRRHLLELTQSFIIPLEHYMASLMPLQKSITPWKTPPQIRPFSQDDFLRSLEHAGPQLTCILKGDWLGLYRRFFKSPHFDGWYRQRHKEMALKLEALHLEAICEANIETWMKDKSEVEVVDLVLKLREKLVRAQGHQLPVKEATLQRAQLYIETVIGSLPKDLQAVLCPP is encoded by the exons ATGGACGCGCTGTTGGGCACAGGGCCTCGCCGGGCTCGCGGCTGCCTGGGCGCGGCTGGACCTAGGTCTTCAGGCCGCGCGGCGCGGACCCCGGCGGCGCCCTGGGCGCGCTTCTCCGCCTGGCTGGAGTGCGTGTGCGTGGTCACCTTCGACCTGGAGCTGGGCCAGGCGCTGGAG CTGGTGTATCCAAATGACTTCCGGCTCACAGACAAGGAG AAAAGCAGCATCTGCTACCTGTCTTTTCCCGACTCACACTCAG CTCCTGGCCCTGACGTGTGGTGGGCTGCCCCCTTCTCAGGCTGCCTTGGAGACACTCAGTTCAGCTTCCGCATGCGCCAGTGTGGAGGGCAGAGGAGCCCCTGGCATGCCGACGATAGGCACTACAACAGCAGGGCCCCCGTGGCACTGCAG AGGGAGCCGGCGCACTACTTTGGCTACGTGTACTTCAGACAGGTGAAGGACCGCTCCGTGAAGAGGGGCTACTTCCAGAAG TCTTTGGTGCTGGTGTCCCGCCTGCCCTTTGTCCGGCTGTTCCAGGCGCTGCTAAGCCTCATTGCCCCTGAGTACTTTGACAAGCTGGCGCCCTGCCTGGAAGCAG TGTGCAGTGAGATCGACCAGTGGCCGGCGCCTGCACCTGGGCAGACCCTGAACCTACCTGTCATGGGCGTTGTTGTCCAG gtgcGCATCCCATCCAGGGTGGACAAGTCCGAGTCCAGTCCTCCGAAGCAGTGTGATCAAGAG AACCTGCTGCCAGCCCCAATGGTTCTTGCTAGCGTCCACGAGCTGGACCTGTTCAG GTGCTTCCGGCCCGTGCTGACTCACGTGCAGACACTGTGGGAGCTTGTGCTCCTTGGGGAGCCCCTGCTGGTCCTGGCACCCTCGCCCGACGTGTCCTCAGAGATGGTGCTGGCCTTGACCAG CTGCCTGCAGCCCCTCAGGTTCTGCTGCGACTTCCGTCCCTACTTCACCATCCATGACAGCGAGTTCAAGGAGTTCACCACACGCACGCAGGCCCC aCCAAACGTGGTCCTGGGAGTCACAAACCCTTTCTTTATCAAAACACTCCAGCACTGGCCCCACATCCTCCGAGTCGGGGAGCCCAAGATGTCAG GAGACCTTCCTAAGCAAGTCAAGCTGAAAAAGCCTTCAAGGTTGAAGACCCTGGACACGAAGCCAG GCCTCTACACCGCGTACACAGCCCACCTCCACCGCGACAAGGCGCTGCTTAAACGGCTGCTCAAG GGCGTGCAGAAGAAGCGGCCATCAGATGTGCAGAGCGCCCTGCTGCGGCGGCACCTCCTGGAGCTCACCCAGAGCTTCATCATCCCTTTG gAGCACTACATGGCCAGCCTCATGCCCCTGCAGAAGAGCATCACGCCCTGGAAG ACTCCCCCCCAGATCCGGCCCTTCAGCCAGGATGACTTCCTGCGTAGCCTGGAGCATGCCGGGCCCCAGCTCACCTGCATCCTCAAGGGCGACTGGCTGGGTCTCTACAG GCGGTTTTTCAAGTCCCCCCATTTTGACGGCTGGTACCGGCAACGGCACAAGGAGATGGCCCTGAAGCTGGAGGCCCTGCACCTGGAGGCTATTTGTGAGGCG AACATTGAGACCTGGATGAAAGACAAGTCCGAGGTGGAGGTCGTGGACCTGGTCCTGAAACTTCGTGAGAAGCTG GTGCGGGCTCAGGGCCACCAGCTCCCTGTGAAGGAGGCAACGCTGCAGCGGGCCCAGCTGTACATCGAGACGGTCATCGGCTCCCTGCCCAAAGACCTGCAGGCCGTCCTGTGCCCTCCCTAG
- the LOC105489755 gene encoding protein DENND6B isoform X6 → MRQCGGQRSPWHADDRHYNSRAPVALQREPAHYFGYVYFRQVKDRSVKRGYFQKSLVLVSRLPFVRLFQALLSLIAPEYFDKLAPCLEAVCSEIDQWPAPAPGQTLNLPVMGVVVQVRIPSRVDKSESSPPKQCDQENLLPAPMVLASVHELDLFRCFRPVLTHVQTLWELVLLGEPLLVLAPSPDVSSEMVLALTSCLQPLRFCCDFRPYFTIHDSEFKEFTTRTQAPPNVVLGVTNPFFIKTLQHWPHILRVGEPKMSGDLPKQVKLKKPSRLKTLDTKPGLYTAYTAHLHRDKALLKRLLKGVQKKRPSDVQSALLRRHLLELTQSFIIPLEHYMASLMPLQKSITPWKTPPQIRPFSQDDFLRSLEHAGPQLTCILKGDWLGLYRWVDCGCSLSLPWSPGSAPRPCLSVPRVSPGALPVNPHRRFFKSPHFDGWYRQRHKEMALKLEALHLEAICEANIETWMKDKSEVEVVDLVLKLREKLVRAQGHQLPVKEATLQRAQLYIETVIGSLPKDLQAVLCPP, encoded by the exons ATGCGCCAGTGTGGAGGGCAGAGGAGCCCCTGGCATGCCGACGATAGGCACTACAACAGCAGGGCCCCCGTGGCACTGCAG AGGGAGCCGGCGCACTACTTTGGCTACGTGTACTTCAGACAGGTGAAGGACCGCTCCGTGAAGAGGGGCTACTTCCAGAAG TCTTTGGTGCTGGTGTCCCGCCTGCCCTTTGTCCGGCTGTTCCAGGCGCTGCTAAGCCTCATTGCCCCTGAGTACTTTGACAAGCTGGCGCCCTGCCTGGAAGCAG TGTGCAGTGAGATCGACCAGTGGCCGGCGCCTGCACCTGGGCAGACCCTGAACCTACCTGTCATGGGCGTTGTTGTCCAG gtgcGCATCCCATCCAGGGTGGACAAGTCCGAGTCCAGTCCTCCGAAGCAGTGTGATCAAGAG AACCTGCTGCCAGCCCCAATGGTTCTTGCTAGCGTCCACGAGCTGGACCTGTTCAG GTGCTTCCGGCCCGTGCTGACTCACGTGCAGACACTGTGGGAGCTTGTGCTCCTTGGGGAGCCCCTGCTGGTCCTGGCACCCTCGCCCGACGTGTCCTCAGAGATGGTGCTGGCCTTGACCAG CTGCCTGCAGCCCCTCAGGTTCTGCTGCGACTTCCGTCCCTACTTCACCATCCATGACAGCGAGTTCAAGGAGTTCACCACACGCACGCAGGCCCC aCCAAACGTGGTCCTGGGAGTCACAAACCCTTTCTTTATCAAAACACTCCAGCACTGGCCCCACATCCTCCGAGTCGGGGAGCCCAAGATGTCAG GAGACCTTCCTAAGCAAGTCAAGCTGAAAAAGCCTTCAAGGTTGAAGACCCTGGACACGAAGCCAG GCCTCTACACCGCGTACACAGCCCACCTCCACCGCGACAAGGCGCTGCTTAAACGGCTGCTCAAG GGCGTGCAGAAGAAGCGGCCATCAGATGTGCAGAGCGCCCTGCTGCGGCGGCACCTCCTGGAGCTCACCCAGAGCTTCATCATCCCTTTG gAGCACTACATGGCCAGCCTCATGCCCCTGCAGAAGAGCATCACGCCCTGGAAG ACTCCCCCCCAGATCCGGCCCTTCAGCCAGGATGACTTCCTGCGTAGCCTGGAGCATGCCGGGCCCCAGCTCACCTGCATCCTCAAGGGCGACTGGCTGGGTCTCTACAGGTGGGTGGACTGCGggtgcagcctcagccttccttGGTCCCCAGGGTCAGCCCCGCGGCCCTGC CTGTCCGTCCCCAGGGTCAGCCCCGGGGCCCTGCCTGTCAATCCCCACAGGCGGTTTTTCAAGTCCCCCCATTTTGACGGCTGGTACCGGCAACGGCACAAGGAGATGGCCCTGAAGCTGGAGGCCCTGCACCTGGAGGCTATTTGTGAGGCG AACATTGAGACCTGGATGAAAGACAAGTCCGAGGTGGAGGTCGTGGACCTGGTCCTGAAACTTCGTGAGAAGCTG GTGCGGGCTCAGGGCCACCAGCTCCCTGTGAAGGAGGCAACGCTGCAGCGGGCCCAGCTGTACATCGAGACGGTCATCGGCTCCCTGCCCAAAGACCTGCAGGCCGTCCTGTGCCCTCCCTAG
- the LOC105489755 gene encoding protein DENND6B isoform X2 gives MDALLGTGPRRARGCLGAAGPRSSGRAARTPAAPWARFSAWLECVCVVTFDLELGQALELVYPNDFRLTDKEKSSICYLSFPDSHSGCLGDTQFSFRMRQCGGQRSPWHADDRHYNSRAPVALQREPAHYFGYVYFRQVKDRSVKRGYFQKSLVLVSRLPFVRLFQALLSLIAPEYFDKLAPCLEAVCSEIDQWPAPAPGQTLNLPVMGVVVQVRIPSRVDKSESSPPKQCDQENLLPAPMVLASVHELDLFRCFRPVLTHVQTLWELVLLGEPLLVLAPSPDVSSEMVLALTSCLQPLRFCCDFRPYFTIHDSEFKEFTTRTQAPPNVVLGVTNPFFIKTLQHWPHILRVGEPKMSGDLPKQVKLKKPSRLKTLDTKPGLYTAYTAHLHRDKALLKRLLKGVQKKRPSDVQSALLRRHLLELTQSFIIPLEHYMASLMPLQKSITPWKTPPQIRPFSQDDFLRSLEHAGPQLTCILKGDWLGLYRWVDCGCSLSLPWSPGSAPRPCLSVPRVSPGALPVNPHRRFFKSPHFDGWYRQRHKEMALKLEALHLEAICEANIETWMKDKSEVEVVDLVLKLREKLVRAQGHQLPVKEATLQRAQLYIETVIGSLPKDLQAVLCPP, from the exons ATGGACGCGCTGTTGGGCACAGGGCCTCGCCGGGCTCGCGGCTGCCTGGGCGCGGCTGGACCTAGGTCTTCAGGCCGCGCGGCGCGGACCCCGGCGGCGCCCTGGGCGCGCTTCTCCGCCTGGCTGGAGTGCGTGTGCGTGGTCACCTTCGACCTGGAGCTGGGCCAGGCGCTGGAG CTGGTGTATCCAAATGACTTCCGGCTCACAGACAAGGAG AAAAGCAGCATCTGCTACCTGTCTTTTCCCGACTCACACTCAG GCTGCCTTGGAGACACTCAGTTCAGCTTCCGCATGCGCCAGTGTGGAGGGCAGAGGAGCCCCTGGCATGCCGACGATAGGCACTACAACAGCAGGGCCCCCGTGGCACTGCAG AGGGAGCCGGCGCACTACTTTGGCTACGTGTACTTCAGACAGGTGAAGGACCGCTCCGTGAAGAGGGGCTACTTCCAGAAG TCTTTGGTGCTGGTGTCCCGCCTGCCCTTTGTCCGGCTGTTCCAGGCGCTGCTAAGCCTCATTGCCCCTGAGTACTTTGACAAGCTGGCGCCCTGCCTGGAAGCAG TGTGCAGTGAGATCGACCAGTGGCCGGCGCCTGCACCTGGGCAGACCCTGAACCTACCTGTCATGGGCGTTGTTGTCCAG gtgcGCATCCCATCCAGGGTGGACAAGTCCGAGTCCAGTCCTCCGAAGCAGTGTGATCAAGAG AACCTGCTGCCAGCCCCAATGGTTCTTGCTAGCGTCCACGAGCTGGACCTGTTCAG GTGCTTCCGGCCCGTGCTGACTCACGTGCAGACACTGTGGGAGCTTGTGCTCCTTGGGGAGCCCCTGCTGGTCCTGGCACCCTCGCCCGACGTGTCCTCAGAGATGGTGCTGGCCTTGACCAG CTGCCTGCAGCCCCTCAGGTTCTGCTGCGACTTCCGTCCCTACTTCACCATCCATGACAGCGAGTTCAAGGAGTTCACCACACGCACGCAGGCCCC aCCAAACGTGGTCCTGGGAGTCACAAACCCTTTCTTTATCAAAACACTCCAGCACTGGCCCCACATCCTCCGAGTCGGGGAGCCCAAGATGTCAG GAGACCTTCCTAAGCAAGTCAAGCTGAAAAAGCCTTCAAGGTTGAAGACCCTGGACACGAAGCCAG GCCTCTACACCGCGTACACAGCCCACCTCCACCGCGACAAGGCGCTGCTTAAACGGCTGCTCAAG GGCGTGCAGAAGAAGCGGCCATCAGATGTGCAGAGCGCCCTGCTGCGGCGGCACCTCCTGGAGCTCACCCAGAGCTTCATCATCCCTTTG gAGCACTACATGGCCAGCCTCATGCCCCTGCAGAAGAGCATCACGCCCTGGAAG ACTCCCCCCCAGATCCGGCCCTTCAGCCAGGATGACTTCCTGCGTAGCCTGGAGCATGCCGGGCCCCAGCTCACCTGCATCCTCAAGGGCGACTGGCTGGGTCTCTACAGGTGGGTGGACTGCGggtgcagcctcagccttccttGGTCCCCAGGGTCAGCCCCGCGGCCCTGC CTGTCCGTCCCCAGGGTCAGCCCCGGGGCCCTGCCTGTCAATCCCCACAGGCGGTTTTTCAAGTCCCCCCATTTTGACGGCTGGTACCGGCAACGGCACAAGGAGATGGCCCTGAAGCTGGAGGCCCTGCACCTGGAGGCTATTTGTGAGGCG AACATTGAGACCTGGATGAAAGACAAGTCCGAGGTGGAGGTCGTGGACCTGGTCCTGAAACTTCGTGAGAAGCTG GTGCGGGCTCAGGGCCACCAGCTCCCTGTGAAGGAGGCAACGCTGCAGCGGGCCCAGCTGTACATCGAGACGGTCATCGGCTCCCTGCCCAAAGACCTGCAGGCCGTCCTGTGCCCTCCCTAG
- the LOC105489755 gene encoding protein DENND6B isoform X3, whose amino-acid sequence MDALLGTGPRRARGCLGAAGPRSSGRAARTPAAPWARFSAWLECVCVVTFDLELGQALELVYPNDFRLTDKEKSSICYLSFPDSHSAPGPDVWWAAPFSGCLGDTQFSFRMRQCGGQRSPWHADDRHYNSRAPVALQREPAHYFGYVYFRQSLVLVSRLPFVRLFQALLSLIAPEYFDKLAPCLEAVCSEIDQWPAPAPGQTLNLPVMGVVVQVRIPSRVDKSESSPPKQCDQENLLPAPMVLASVHELDLFRCFRPVLTHVQTLWELVLLGEPLLVLAPSPDVSSEMVLALTSCLQPLRFCCDFRPYFTIHDSEFKEFTTRTQAPPNVVLGVTNPFFIKTLQHWPHILRVGEPKMSGDLPKQVKLKKPSRLKTLDTKPGLYTAYTAHLHRDKALLKRLLKGVQKKRPSDVQSALLRRHLLELTQSFIIPLEHYMASLMPLQKSITPWKTPPQIRPFSQDDFLRSLEHAGPQLTCILKGDWLGLYRWVDCGCSLSLPWSPGSAPRPCLSVPRVSPGALPVNPHRRFFKSPHFDGWYRQRHKEMALKLEALHLEAICEANIETWMKDKSEVEVVDLVLKLREKLVRAQGHQLPVKEATLQRAQLYIETVIGSLPKDLQAVLCPP is encoded by the exons ATGGACGCGCTGTTGGGCACAGGGCCTCGCCGGGCTCGCGGCTGCCTGGGCGCGGCTGGACCTAGGTCTTCAGGCCGCGCGGCGCGGACCCCGGCGGCGCCCTGGGCGCGCTTCTCCGCCTGGCTGGAGTGCGTGTGCGTGGTCACCTTCGACCTGGAGCTGGGCCAGGCGCTGGAG CTGGTGTATCCAAATGACTTCCGGCTCACAGACAAGGAG AAAAGCAGCATCTGCTACCTGTCTTTTCCCGACTCACACTCAG CTCCTGGCCCTGACGTGTGGTGGGCTGCCCCCTTCTCAGGCTGCCTTGGAGACACTCAGTTCAGCTTCCGCATGCGCCAGTGTGGAGGGCAGAGGAGCCCCTGGCATGCCGACGATAGGCACTACAACAGCAGGGCCCCCGTGGCACTGCAG AGGGAGCCGGCGCACTACTTTGGCTACGTGTACTTCAGACAG TCTTTGGTGCTGGTGTCCCGCCTGCCCTTTGTCCGGCTGTTCCAGGCGCTGCTAAGCCTCATTGCCCCTGAGTACTTTGACAAGCTGGCGCCCTGCCTGGAAGCAG TGTGCAGTGAGATCGACCAGTGGCCGGCGCCTGCACCTGGGCAGACCCTGAACCTACCTGTCATGGGCGTTGTTGTCCAG gtgcGCATCCCATCCAGGGTGGACAAGTCCGAGTCCAGTCCTCCGAAGCAGTGTGATCAAGAG AACCTGCTGCCAGCCCCAATGGTTCTTGCTAGCGTCCACGAGCTGGACCTGTTCAG GTGCTTCCGGCCCGTGCTGACTCACGTGCAGACACTGTGGGAGCTTGTGCTCCTTGGGGAGCCCCTGCTGGTCCTGGCACCCTCGCCCGACGTGTCCTCAGAGATGGTGCTGGCCTTGACCAG CTGCCTGCAGCCCCTCAGGTTCTGCTGCGACTTCCGTCCCTACTTCACCATCCATGACAGCGAGTTCAAGGAGTTCACCACACGCACGCAGGCCCC aCCAAACGTGGTCCTGGGAGTCACAAACCCTTTCTTTATCAAAACACTCCAGCACTGGCCCCACATCCTCCGAGTCGGGGAGCCCAAGATGTCAG GAGACCTTCCTAAGCAAGTCAAGCTGAAAAAGCCTTCAAGGTTGAAGACCCTGGACACGAAGCCAG GCCTCTACACCGCGTACACAGCCCACCTCCACCGCGACAAGGCGCTGCTTAAACGGCTGCTCAAG GGCGTGCAGAAGAAGCGGCCATCAGATGTGCAGAGCGCCCTGCTGCGGCGGCACCTCCTGGAGCTCACCCAGAGCTTCATCATCCCTTTG gAGCACTACATGGCCAGCCTCATGCCCCTGCAGAAGAGCATCACGCCCTGGAAG ACTCCCCCCCAGATCCGGCCCTTCAGCCAGGATGACTTCCTGCGTAGCCTGGAGCATGCCGGGCCCCAGCTCACCTGCATCCTCAAGGGCGACTGGCTGGGTCTCTACAGGTGGGTGGACTGCGggtgcagcctcagccttccttGGTCCCCAGGGTCAGCCCCGCGGCCCTGC CTGTCCGTCCCCAGGGTCAGCCCCGGGGCCCTGCCTGTCAATCCCCACAGGCGGTTTTTCAAGTCCCCCCATTTTGACGGCTGGTACCGGCAACGGCACAAGGAGATGGCCCTGAAGCTGGAGGCCCTGCACCTGGAGGCTATTTGTGAGGCG AACATTGAGACCTGGATGAAAGACAAGTCCGAGGTGGAGGTCGTGGACCTGGTCCTGAAACTTCGTGAGAAGCTG GTGCGGGCTCAGGGCCACCAGCTCCCTGTGAAGGAGGCAACGCTGCAGCGGGCCCAGCTGTACATCGAGACGGTCATCGGCTCCCTGCCCAAAGACCTGCAGGCCGTCCTGTGCCCTCCCTAG
- the LOC105489755 gene encoding protein DENND6B isoform X1: protein MDALLGTGPRRARGCLGAAGPRSSGRAARTPAAPWARFSAWLECVCVVTFDLELGQALELVYPNDFRLTDKEKSSICYLSFPDSHSAPGPDVWWAAPFSGCLGDTQFSFRMRQCGGQRSPWHADDRHYNSRAPVALQREPAHYFGYVYFRQVKDRSVKRGYFQKSLVLVSRLPFVRLFQALLSLIAPEYFDKLAPCLEAVCSEIDQWPAPAPGQTLNLPVMGVVVQVRIPSRVDKSESSPPKQCDQENLLPAPMVLASVHELDLFRCFRPVLTHVQTLWELVLLGEPLLVLAPSPDVSSEMVLALTSCLQPLRFCCDFRPYFTIHDSEFKEFTTRTQAPPNVVLGVTNPFFIKTLQHWPHILRVGEPKMSGDLPKQVKLKKPSRLKTLDTKPGLYTAYTAHLHRDKALLKRLLKGVQKKRPSDVQSALLRRHLLELTQSFIIPLEHYMASLMPLQKSITPWKTPPQIRPFSQDDFLRSLEHAGPQLTCILKGDWLGLYRWVDCGCSLSLPWSPGSAPRPCLSVPRVSPGALPVNPHRRFFKSPHFDGWYRQRHKEMALKLEALHLEAICEANIETWMKDKSEVEVVDLVLKLREKLVRAQGHQLPVKEATLQRAQLYIETVIGSLPKDLQAVLCPP from the exons ATGGACGCGCTGTTGGGCACAGGGCCTCGCCGGGCTCGCGGCTGCCTGGGCGCGGCTGGACCTAGGTCTTCAGGCCGCGCGGCGCGGACCCCGGCGGCGCCCTGGGCGCGCTTCTCCGCCTGGCTGGAGTGCGTGTGCGTGGTCACCTTCGACCTGGAGCTGGGCCAGGCGCTGGAG CTGGTGTATCCAAATGACTTCCGGCTCACAGACAAGGAG AAAAGCAGCATCTGCTACCTGTCTTTTCCCGACTCACACTCAG CTCCTGGCCCTGACGTGTGGTGGGCTGCCCCCTTCTCAGGCTGCCTTGGAGACACTCAGTTCAGCTTCCGCATGCGCCAGTGTGGAGGGCAGAGGAGCCCCTGGCATGCCGACGATAGGCACTACAACAGCAGGGCCCCCGTGGCACTGCAG AGGGAGCCGGCGCACTACTTTGGCTACGTGTACTTCAGACAGGTGAAGGACCGCTCCGTGAAGAGGGGCTACTTCCAGAAG TCTTTGGTGCTGGTGTCCCGCCTGCCCTTTGTCCGGCTGTTCCAGGCGCTGCTAAGCCTCATTGCCCCTGAGTACTTTGACAAGCTGGCGCCCTGCCTGGAAGCAG TGTGCAGTGAGATCGACCAGTGGCCGGCGCCTGCACCTGGGCAGACCCTGAACCTACCTGTCATGGGCGTTGTTGTCCAG gtgcGCATCCCATCCAGGGTGGACAAGTCCGAGTCCAGTCCTCCGAAGCAGTGTGATCAAGAG AACCTGCTGCCAGCCCCAATGGTTCTTGCTAGCGTCCACGAGCTGGACCTGTTCAG GTGCTTCCGGCCCGTGCTGACTCACGTGCAGACACTGTGGGAGCTTGTGCTCCTTGGGGAGCCCCTGCTGGTCCTGGCACCCTCGCCCGACGTGTCCTCAGAGATGGTGCTGGCCTTGACCAG CTGCCTGCAGCCCCTCAGGTTCTGCTGCGACTTCCGTCCCTACTTCACCATCCATGACAGCGAGTTCAAGGAGTTCACCACACGCACGCAGGCCCC aCCAAACGTGGTCCTGGGAGTCACAAACCCTTTCTTTATCAAAACACTCCAGCACTGGCCCCACATCCTCCGAGTCGGGGAGCCCAAGATGTCAG GAGACCTTCCTAAGCAAGTCAAGCTGAAAAAGCCTTCAAGGTTGAAGACCCTGGACACGAAGCCAG GCCTCTACACCGCGTACACAGCCCACCTCCACCGCGACAAGGCGCTGCTTAAACGGCTGCTCAAG GGCGTGCAGAAGAAGCGGCCATCAGATGTGCAGAGCGCCCTGCTGCGGCGGCACCTCCTGGAGCTCACCCAGAGCTTCATCATCCCTTTG gAGCACTACATGGCCAGCCTCATGCCCCTGCAGAAGAGCATCACGCCCTGGAAG ACTCCCCCCCAGATCCGGCCCTTCAGCCAGGATGACTTCCTGCGTAGCCTGGAGCATGCCGGGCCCCAGCTCACCTGCATCCTCAAGGGCGACTGGCTGGGTCTCTACAGGTGGGTGGACTGCGggtgcagcctcagccttccttGGTCCCCAGGGTCAGCCCCGCGGCCCTGC CTGTCCGTCCCCAGGGTCAGCCCCGGGGCCCTGCCTGTCAATCCCCACAGGCGGTTTTTCAAGTCCCCCCATTTTGACGGCTGGTACCGGCAACGGCACAAGGAGATGGCCCTGAAGCTGGAGGCCCTGCACCTGGAGGCTATTTGTGAGGCG AACATTGAGACCTGGATGAAAGACAAGTCCGAGGTGGAGGTCGTGGACCTGGTCCTGAAACTTCGTGAGAAGCTG GTGCGGGCTCAGGGCCACCAGCTCCCTGTGAAGGAGGCAACGCTGCAGCGGGCCCAGCTGTACATCGAGACGGTCATCGGCTCCCTGCCCAAAGACCTGCAGGCCGTCCTGTGCCCTCCCTAG
- the LOC105489755 gene encoding protein DENND6B isoform X5 translates to MDALLGTGPRRARGCLGAAGPRSSGRAARTPAAPWARFSAWLECVCVVTFDLELGQALELVYPNDFRLTDKEKSSICYLSFPDSHSGCLGDTQFSFRMRQCGGQRSPWHADDRHYNSRAPVALQREPAHYFGYVYFRQVKDRSVKRGYFQKSLVLVSRLPFVRLFQALLSLIAPEYFDKLAPCLEAVCSEIDQWPAPAPGQTLNLPVMGVVVQVRIPSRVDKSESSPPKQCDQENLLPAPMVLASVHELDLFRCFRPVLTHVQTLWELVLLGEPLLVLAPSPDVSSEMVLALTSCLQPLRFCCDFRPYFTIHDSEFKEFTTRTQAPPNVVLGVTNPFFIKTLQHWPHILRVGEPKMSGDLPKQVKLKKPSRLKTLDTKPGLYTAYTAHLHRDKALLKRLLKGVQKKRPSDVQSALLRRHLLELTQSFIIPLEHYMASLMPLQKSITPWKTPPQIRPFSQDDFLRSLEHAGPQLTCILKGDWLGLYRRFFKSPHFDGWYRQRHKEMALKLEALHLEAICEANIETWMKDKSEVEVVDLVLKLREKLVRAQGHQLPVKEATLQRAQLYIETVIGSLPKDLQAVLCPP, encoded by the exons ATGGACGCGCTGTTGGGCACAGGGCCTCGCCGGGCTCGCGGCTGCCTGGGCGCGGCTGGACCTAGGTCTTCAGGCCGCGCGGCGCGGACCCCGGCGGCGCCCTGGGCGCGCTTCTCCGCCTGGCTGGAGTGCGTGTGCGTGGTCACCTTCGACCTGGAGCTGGGCCAGGCGCTGGAG CTGGTGTATCCAAATGACTTCCGGCTCACAGACAAGGAG AAAAGCAGCATCTGCTACCTGTCTTTTCCCGACTCACACTCAG GCTGCCTTGGAGACACTCAGTTCAGCTTCCGCATGCGCCAGTGTGGAGGGCAGAGGAGCCCCTGGCATGCCGACGATAGGCACTACAACAGCAGGGCCCCCGTGGCACTGCAG AGGGAGCCGGCGCACTACTTTGGCTACGTGTACTTCAGACAGGTGAAGGACCGCTCCGTGAAGAGGGGCTACTTCCAGAAG TCTTTGGTGCTGGTGTCCCGCCTGCCCTTTGTCCGGCTGTTCCAGGCGCTGCTAAGCCTCATTGCCCCTGAGTACTTTGACAAGCTGGCGCCCTGCCTGGAAGCAG TGTGCAGTGAGATCGACCAGTGGCCGGCGCCTGCACCTGGGCAGACCCTGAACCTACCTGTCATGGGCGTTGTTGTCCAG gtgcGCATCCCATCCAGGGTGGACAAGTCCGAGTCCAGTCCTCCGAAGCAGTGTGATCAAGAG AACCTGCTGCCAGCCCCAATGGTTCTTGCTAGCGTCCACGAGCTGGACCTGTTCAG GTGCTTCCGGCCCGTGCTGACTCACGTGCAGACACTGTGGGAGCTTGTGCTCCTTGGGGAGCCCCTGCTGGTCCTGGCACCCTCGCCCGACGTGTCCTCAGAGATGGTGCTGGCCTTGACCAG CTGCCTGCAGCCCCTCAGGTTCTGCTGCGACTTCCGTCCCTACTTCACCATCCATGACAGCGAGTTCAAGGAGTTCACCACACGCACGCAGGCCCC aCCAAACGTGGTCCTGGGAGTCACAAACCCTTTCTTTATCAAAACACTCCAGCACTGGCCCCACATCCTCCGAGTCGGGGAGCCCAAGATGTCAG GAGACCTTCCTAAGCAAGTCAAGCTGAAAAAGCCTTCAAGGTTGAAGACCCTGGACACGAAGCCAG GCCTCTACACCGCGTACACAGCCCACCTCCACCGCGACAAGGCGCTGCTTAAACGGCTGCTCAAG GGCGTGCAGAAGAAGCGGCCATCAGATGTGCAGAGCGCCCTGCTGCGGCGGCACCTCCTGGAGCTCACCCAGAGCTTCATCATCCCTTTG gAGCACTACATGGCCAGCCTCATGCCCCTGCAGAAGAGCATCACGCCCTGGAAG ACTCCCCCCCAGATCCGGCCCTTCAGCCAGGATGACTTCCTGCGTAGCCTGGAGCATGCCGGGCCCCAGCTCACCTGCATCCTCAAGGGCGACTGGCTGGGTCTCTACAG GCGGTTTTTCAAGTCCCCCCATTTTGACGGCTGGTACCGGCAACGGCACAAGGAGATGGCCCTGAAGCTGGAGGCCCTGCACCTGGAGGCTATTTGTGAGGCG AACATTGAGACCTGGATGAAAGACAAGTCCGAGGTGGAGGTCGTGGACCTGGTCCTGAAACTTCGTGAGAAGCTG GTGCGGGCTCAGGGCCACCAGCTCCCTGTGAAGGAGGCAACGCTGCAGCGGGCCCAGCTGTACATCGAGACGGTCATCGGCTCCCTGCCCAAAGACCTGCAGGCCGTCCTGTGCCCTCCCTAG